The DNA segment TCTGTCGCAGCCATGGAAAGGCCGGTTCGGCCTCATCCTGGTACAGGATCTTGTTTCTGGCCACCGAGATGTTACCCCTTATCGTATAGTTCAGCTTGTCATTGATCCTGTTGTTATGGGTCAGTTCCACTTCATAGCCCTTGTTGCTCACCTCTCCCACGTTCATTACCGGCAAAGCCTGCCCGAAAATGCTGGATACCCCGTTCCTTGGCGTTAAAATGTCGTAACGGTAATTGTCAAAATAATCGATGGTGGCCCCCAGCTTGCCACCCCACATCAGCAGGTCTATACCGATATTGGCCTTTCGCTCCTTTTCCCAGCTCACATCGGCATTGCCCAGGGTACCTTCCACAATACCACTGTAGGCATTGTGCGAATAGCCAAAAGAGGTGGTTCCGCCCCTGTCGTAACTCTGTTTGTACAGGTACTTGCCACCCGATACCACATCACTGCCCACCATGCCATAACTACCGCGCAGCTTCAGCAGCTGTACAGCTTTCAGTCCCTTCATAAAAGGTTCCGAGGCCACGTTCCATCCTGCTGATACGGCCGGGAACAGGCCATAGCGCTTGTTGCCCACAAACCGGTCGGTACCATTATAGGCCATGTTGAACTCCAAAAGGTACCTGCTTTTGTAATCATAGCCCAGCCTTGCGGTAAAGCCCCTGGAGTTGGAGGGCACATAATCGTACTGGGTATCGGTATTGGGTGCAATGTCTGTCATCTGGTTAAACAGGGCCAGTCCGTATAAATGGTGCTGGTCAAAGCTCCTGTCGTAGTTGAGCATCAGCTGCGTGTTGAGCCTTCTGAGCATATTGCCCGTCCCGTACTGCAGCCGGTACTTCTGTACGCGGAACACACTCTCGTCCCTTGGGGTATAACTGTCATCGGCCGGGTTGTAAATAAAGGAAGGGAACAGGTCACGGGTCAGGTTACGGGATGAGCTCTGGCTGCTGGCATAGGACAGGTTGGCCTTTACCGACAGTCCTTTGGTAAGCACATCCAGCTTTTGCACCGCATTGGCCACAAAGTTCAGGTTGTTCTCAAAGTTGCGCTGGTAGCCATCCAGGGAAAGCCTGCCCACCACATTGTTGATGCGGTCGCGCACCCTGTTGCTGAAGCCATAGCTGCCATCGGGGTTGTAGATGGGATATACATAGGGCGGCAGGAACTGGTAATTGCTGACCTCAAAGAACACATCGTTACGGCTGAAGGGCCCCGGTACATTGGGGGTATTGGTCCTGCCGATATTGCCCGAGAGGTCGAAGCGCAGGCTTAAGGTTTTGGTGAGGTTCACATCCAGGTTGCTCCTGAAGTTATAGCGTTTATAAGAATAATCATTGTTCACATCTGAGGCTTCGCCAAAGTTGCGCAGCATTCCGTTCTGCCATAAGCTGCCCAGGGAAACAAAGTATCTGGTGTTCTCGGTTCCCCCCGAAATGTCGAGATTGTTGCGCCACTGGGTGCTGAAATCCTTAAACAGGGTCTCATACCAGTTGATATCCGGATGTCCGTAAGGATCATCACCGAGGCGGAAATGCTCCAGGTCGGCAGCCGAGAACTCTGCTGCCAGGCCATCATTGGCCAGGGCCTCGTTCCTGAGCAGTGCAGTACGGTAGGAATTGAGGTATTCAGGCACTTTTGTGGGCTGCTGAAAACCGGTCTCGGTACGCAGGCTGATCTTAGCCGGCCCGGCCTGCCCCCTTCTGGTGGTGATCACCATTACCCCGTTAGCCCCTTTGATGCCGTAAACGGCGGTTGTAGAGGCATCCTTCAGGATAGAGATGCTTTCGATCTCGTTGGCATCTATCCTGGCCACCTGGTCGTAGGTAGATTCCACATCGTCCACAATGATCAGTGGCTGGTTGGCACCTGCCCCATTGGAAAAGGTGCTTACCCCCCTGATGTAAAAGGCAGCCCCATCACTGCCGGGGATGCCCGATCGCTGCTGGGAAAAGAAACCGGGCAGGCGGCCACTCAGGGTGTTCTGCAAACTGGCCGAAGGATTCTGTCTGAGTTCCGACCCTTTAACCGAGCTTACCGAGCCCGTAACGGTCAGCTTCTTTTGGGTGCCATAGCCCACTACTACCACTTCCGACAAGCCTTTGGCATCGGCAACAAGCGTTACCACCACGTTACTTTTGCCGTTCAGGTTCAGTTCCTGGGGTAAATAACCAACGGAACTGATCAGTAAGATGTTCCCCGAACCCTTTAAAGTAAGTCGGAACCTGCCGTTTCCATCTGTAGAAGTGCCGTTGGCGGCCACTCCTTTTTCTGTAATGGATGCCCCTGGCAAAGCACCTGTATTGTCTTTAACCAGGCCTTCAACGATCCTGTTCTGTGCATGTGCAAAGCAACAGCTCAATAGCAGCCAGCTAAAGCTTAACCAGTATATATATGTCTTCATTTAAAATCTTTTGTAATTGTCATTAAACAGCATCTCGCTAAACCTTACCAGCCTTCATTCTGCACCAGGTTTGTATTTTTAGTGGTTTCCCCATAAGGCAGTGGAATATGGTACATGCGTGGTGCAAATACTACTGTTGCGGCTTCAAAAGGCTCGTAGGTAACAGTGCTGCCGTTTAAGGTAGCTTTCATGCCATGGAGTTTCCCATTCAGTACCTGCTGTGCAATTTTCCAGCGGCGGATATCCCAGAAACGGTGTTCCTCAAATGCCAGTTCTACCCGGCGCTCATTCTGGATCAGGGCCCGCATTTCCGTTTGCGAAATACCAGCCTTAATGCCATACCGGTTTCCGGTTCCTGCTTTGATCTTAGCTCTTATCCTCAGCAGTTTGATCTGGTTAACGGCATCTTCGGTGCGGTTCAGCTCATTTAATGCTTCTGCATAGTTCAGCAAAACTTCCGCATACCTGAAAATGATGAAATTATGGTCCTGGTTGGTATAGGTGGTATTGGTGGCAAAATTGGCCATGAACTTGCGCATGTAATAACCTGTACGAGTCTGTTCGGAGCCCGGGGTATTGGGTTTGTCCAAACCACCTTCATAGCTCTGCACTTTCCGCTTCAGCCAGTCGCTCCCGTTAAAAAAGAAGGTCAGTGCAAAACGGGAATCCCTGGCCGCATAAGGGTTGGCCAGTAAATGTGAGTTTGGCACAGGCACACCCGAATCGTTGGTATAGGCATCGGCAAGTTCCTGCGTCGGACTGGTCAGCCCCTTGCTAACCGCCCCGGTTTCAATAAAACCTACCGGTGCATTGTTGCTTTCCACATCAAAGGTCTTCACCCGTTGTTTGGCCATGATCACTTCATTGTTTTTGCGTTTGATGAACACATCAATAAAATTGGCTTCCAGTGCATACTTGCCAATCAGCTCTTCAGCTGCATTCAGTGCATCCTGCCACCTGCTCTCTTTGTAATCCAGGTAACCGGTAAGCGCTTTTTTTGCCGGATCAGTTTCAAAACCTCCGCCGTTAAAAAGCGGACTGGCGGCATAAAGCAGCAGCCTGCTCTTCAGTGCCAGTGCACAACCCCTGGTCATTCTGCCCAGGTCTGTATCTACAACAGGTTCTATCTGCAGTTTGCCTTTAATGTCCTCACATTCAGAGACAATATAACTCACACATTCAGCAAAGGTATTGCGGCTCACATCAATCTTATCGTTCAGCCCAAAGATCTTATCTCCTATCAAAGGGATGCCGCCATAACGTTTCAGCATCTCGAAATAAAGCATCGCCCTGATAAACCTGGCTTCTGCACGCCAGTATTGTTTGCGTTGTGCATCAGCAGGTACAATGTCAATATTTTTAAGGAATATATTTACCCTCCGTATGCCGGCATAACAATCACCCCAGGCAGCATCCGGATTATTGGCCGGGGTTAAACGTCCGTTCACAAAATATTCAACTGTAGAGGCATTGCGTGTAGGCAAGGCATCATCTGTACCTGCATCCAGCAGGTTTCCGCCTACACGGTTAAAGCCATCTGGCAGATAGGAATAAATATTGTTCAAAAACAGGTCTGCATATACCGCATTTCTGTCGCCTTCATCAAATATATAATCGACAGTCAGCCTTTCCAGTGGTTCTGTCTCTACTTTTTTACAGCCATTGATGCTCATCAGCACCATAACCATTACAATTAAAACAAGTCTGTTTTTTTTCATGTCTGCTTATAGTTTAATTGAAATACCGCCATTAATTACACGCTGTATCGGATAGGAACCTGGTTTCACTTCCGGATCTACCCGGTCAAAATCAGCGATGGTAAACAGGTTAAGTGCATTGGCAAATACCCTGATGTTGTCCAGTTTAATCTTTCTGGAAATTCTCATTGGAAGCGTGTAGCCCAGTTCTACCGTTTTTAGGCGCAGGTAATCGCCTGAATGCATCCAGTAAGAGGAAGTCTTATGGTTGTTTACATTGCTACCTGCCGTTAAACGCGGATAGCTGGCGCTGCCTGCAGTTTGTGGTGTCCAGCGGTCCAGCTGGAAAGGATAAGCCTGTCCGAAACCATTGCTCTGAAATTCCCATTCACTATTGCCGGTAAGCAGCATATTCCTGTTTTCTACACCTTGCAGCAATGCACTAAAATCAAGGCCCTTCCAGTTGAAACCCAATGTAACACCATAAAAAAACAGTGGTTTGGTAGAACCTATAGGAGCCTCATCGTATTGGTCAATGATACCGTCATTGTTTAGGTCCTTGTATTTAATGTCACCCGGCTGTGGGGTATAGCCGGTTACCGCTACACTGCCGGCATCAACAGTCTGGTACAGGCCCTCGGCAATATATCCAAAAGGCTGTCCCACTGCCTGCCCGGTACGCTGCATCCAGCTGTACTGCTGAAATACCTCGTCGCTGTATATCACCCTGGACTTGACCAGACTCGCATTTCCTCCGATAAAATAGCTGAAATTACCGCTCTGTTGCTGCCATTTCAACTGAAAATCTGCTCCTGTATAACGGTTGATGCCGATGTTTTCGTCCGGATAATCGTTGCCCAGTACCGCACTGTTCCTGCCCCGCTGCATCAGCAGGTCATAATATTTGTTGTTGAAATACTGCACATCAAAAGCTAACCGCTGGTTTAGCACACTACCCTGCAAGCCTATGTTCAGCTTATCTGATTTTTCCCATCGGATGTCGGGATTGGCCAGTGTAGATTCTGTTACCCCATTTACCGTTGCAGGTGTAGCACCAAATACGTAACCCAATCCTGATGCGTCCGTATAATATTGGTTAAATACGTAATAACCGGCCTTGTCCCAGCCTGTTTTGCCGTAAGAAGCGCTAAGTTTCAGGTCTTTCAGCCAGGAATCTTTCATAAAATCTTCCTGGTAAATGTTCCAGGCCAAACCAAGGGCCGGGAACAGGCCAAGTGGTGTGCCTTTAGGATAACGGTTAGAACGGTTCATTCCGAATGCCAGTTCTGCAATGTATTTTTTATTGAAATCGTAGGTCAGCTTACCGGAAATCCCTGAATAGTTCAGGTCCAGGTCGCCATCTATCGAACGGGTATCACTATTGGCAGCCAGATAAACATCAATGCCATTTGCACCAAACCTGTTGCTGTACCCGGCAGAAAATTCTGCATATACCTGACGGTTGTTCTGCGAAACGGTACTGGCATTCGACTGGTCGCCGTTCACCCCAAAAACCCTGTAGCCGGTACCGGTATACTGGTAGGTGGCAAAGGTTTTATTGCGCATGGTACGCTGACTGGCAGAGGCAAAATAAGAAGCCATACCGCGTACCCATAGCCCTTTGGCCCAGGAATCCAGTTTACGGGTCAGCGAAACATCGGCAATCATGTCGCGGTTATAAGTGGCCTGATAACCTGCAGCCGTAGCCTGTCCGTATATATTATTGGTAAACTGCTGTACCCCACCCAAAGAACCGTCCGGATTAAATACCGGATAAGCATTATTGGGTGTATTGATCAGCGAACTGAAAATATTGGTTACTGTGCCACCCGGCTCCGTTCCGTTCATGATGCGCCCGAATAACCTTAAACCCAGTGTGGTCTGCCGATCCAGATCTACCTCTATATTGGAGCGGACAATATATCTGGTGATGCTCGAATTGGTACTGTATTTATTGGCATCGGATTCTTTGATCAGACCGCCCTGGTTAAAATTCTCGAGCGAGATGAAATAACGTGTGGCATCTCCGCCACCACTTACATTCAGGTTGTACCTGCTTATAGGGGCTGCCGGGCGCAATACCTGATCTTTCCAGTTTACATCCGGATGCCCCGTCGGGTCTGTCCCGTTCCGGTAAGCTTCCAGATCGGCATTGCTGTATTTTGCGGCCAGCCCATCATTCCTCAGCGCCTCATTGTACAGGTTTGCATAGTCATAAGCATTTAAAAAATCGGGCATTTTCAAGGCTTGCTGTACACCAGTCTGTGCCGTAAAGGCAATTTTACGTTTTCCGTTAAACCCCTTCCGGGTAGTGATCAGCAAAGCCCCATTCGATCCGCGTACACCCAGCATGGCCGTGGCCAGGGCATCTTTAAGTACGGTAACCGATTCAATTTCCTCCGGGTCCAGCAAGGTTACCGAGCGTGGTATCCCATCAATGATCATTAAAGGCGATTGTCCCCTTAACTG comes from the Pedobacter heparinus DSM 2366 genome and includes:
- a CDS encoding SusC/RagA family TonB-linked outer membrane protein, whose product is MKTYIYWLSFSWLLLSCCFAHAQNRIVEGLVKDNTGALPGASITEKGVAANGTSTDGNGRFRLTLKGSGNILLISSVGYLPQELNLNGKSNVVVTLVADAKGLSEVVVVGYGTQKKLTVTGSVSSVKGSELRQNPSASLQNTLSGRLPGFFSQQRSGIPGSDGAAFYIRGVSTFSNGAGANQPLIIVDDVESTYDQVARIDANEIESISILKDASTTAVYGIKGANGVMVITTRRGQAGPAKISLRTETGFQQPTKVPEYLNSYRTALLRNEALANDGLAAEFSAADLEHFRLGDDPYGHPDINWYETLFKDFSTQWRNNLDISGGTENTRYFVSLGSLWQNGMLRNFGEASDVNNDYSYKRYNFRSNLDVNLTKTLSLRFDLSGNIGRTNTPNVPGPFSRNDVFFEVSNYQFLPPYVYPIYNPDGSYGFSNRVRDRINNVVGRLSLDGYQRNFENNLNFVANAVQKLDVLTKGLSVKANLSYASSQSSSRNLTRDLFPSFIYNPADDSYTPRDESVFRVQKYRLQYGTGNMLRRLNTQLMLNYDRSFDQHHLYGLALFNQMTDIAPNTDTQYDYVPSNSRGFTARLGYDYKSRYLLEFNMAYNGTDRFVGNKRYGLFPAVSAGWNVASEPFMKGLKAVQLLKLRGSYGMVGSDVVSGGKYLYKQSYDRGGTTSFGYSHNAYSGIVEGTLGNADVSWEKERKANIGIDLLMWGGKLGATIDYFDNYRYDILTPRNGVSSIFGQALPVMNVGEVSNKGYEVELTHNNRINDKLNYTIRGNISVARNKILYQDEAEPAFPWLRQTGHSIGSIAVYTFNGFYRDAADVQANPAPNGIVPKPGDMKYKDLNGDGLIDSYDKSYVGYPNLPDTNYGLSLGLNYGAFSLNVLFQGAANFNIRGTAAAIDAFQSNLQPLHEKRWTPETAETAAYPRLSSIIGGLNSSTDYPSTYWLVPGDYLRLRSAELSYSLPQGMVKRLRMQSARIYTNGYNLITWSKIDKRYQLDPEASSGGDKYPYPPQRIYNIGLMLSF
- a CDS encoding RagB/SusD family nutrient uptake outer membrane protein, coding for MKKNRLVLIVMVMVLMSINGCKKVETEPLERLTVDYIFDEGDRNAVYADLFLNNIYSYLPDGFNRVGGNLLDAGTDDALPTRNASTVEYFVNGRLTPANNPDAAWGDCYAGIRRVNIFLKNIDIVPADAQRKQYWRAEARFIRAMLYFEMLKRYGGIPLIGDKIFGLNDKIDVSRNTFAECVSYIVSECEDIKGKLQIEPVVDTDLGRMTRGCALALKSRLLLYAASPLFNGGGFETDPAKKALTGYLDYKESRWQDALNAAEELIGKYALEANFIDVFIKRKNNEVIMAKQRVKTFDVESNNAPVGFIETGAVSKGLTSPTQELADAYTNDSGVPVPNSHLLANPYAARDSRFALTFFFNGSDWLKRKVQSYEGGLDKPNTPGSEQTRTGYYMRKFMANFATNTTYTNQDHNFIIFRYAEVLLNYAEALNELNRTEDAVNQIKLLRIRAKIKAGTGNRYGIKAGISQTEMRALIQNERRVELAFEEHRFWDIRRWKIAQQVLNGKLHGMKATLNGSTVTYEPFEAATVVFAPRMYHIPLPYGETTKNTNLVQNEGW
- a CDS encoding SusC/RagA family TonB-linked outer membrane protein, producing MRRYLFYFSILWYSGSSAMASAPAAGPVIRNEFRISATQLKTGSASWQDSLKLKRKKPAQLLSGSVSDTLKIASSDAIYTADLLKSPTGSLYNILTGRLSGLYTNQSSGEPGFDGAALQLRGQSPLMIIDGIPRSVTLLDPEEIESVTVLKDALATAMLGVRGSNGALLITTRKGFNGKRKIAFTAQTGVQQALKMPDFLNAYDYANLYNEALRNDGLAAKYSNADLEAYRNGTDPTGHPDVNWKDQVLRPAAPISRYNLNVSGGGDATRYFISLENFNQGGLIKESDANKYSTNSSITRYIVRSNIEVDLDRQTTLGLRLFGRIMNGTEPGGTVTNIFSSLINTPNNAYPVFNPDGSLGGVQQFTNNIYGQATAAGYQATYNRDMIADVSLTRKLDSWAKGLWVRGMASYFASASQRTMRNKTFATYQYTGTGYRVFGVNGDQSNASTVSQNNRQVYAEFSAGYSNRFGANGIDVYLAANSDTRSIDGDLDLNYSGISGKLTYDFNKKYIAELAFGMNRSNRYPKGTPLGLFPALGLAWNIYQEDFMKDSWLKDLKLSASYGKTGWDKAGYYVFNQYYTDASGLGYVFGATPATVNGVTESTLANPDIRWEKSDKLNIGLQGSVLNQRLAFDVQYFNNKYYDLLMQRGRNSAVLGNDYPDENIGINRYTGADFQLKWQQQSGNFSYFIGGNASLVKSRVIYSDEVFQQYSWMQRTGQAVGQPFGYIAEGLYQTVDAGSVAVTGYTPQPGDIKYKDLNNDGIIDQYDEAPIGSTKPLFFYGVTLGFNWKGLDFSALLQGVENRNMLLTGNSEWEFQSNGFGQAYPFQLDRWTPQTAGSASYPRLTAGSNVNNHKTSSYWMHSGDYLRLKTVELGYTLPMRISRKIKLDNIRVFANALNLFTIADFDRVDPEVKPGSYPIQRVINGGISIKL